From a region of the Terriglobia bacterium genome:
- a CDS encoding amidohydrolase family protein has product MPVPAIDFMYYVATREFMEQWDRAKQGELVCRMEKAIGGLPRYNSIEEMIALMDAAGVEKVFIVQCKMWSYWRKWMYMDTRLEDVLQYTQKYPDRFVGLAGYNPFRIKESLAEIEMSVRTCGFKGVYVHIYGFDIPLNDAKMYPLYAKCVELGVPVSLQVGHVLEAMPSDCARPMQLDRIACDFPELKMVGAHTGWPWVDELLSVCYKWENIWFGVDAWMPKYLSPQIVQFINSRLGRDRCLWGTNGLSWKESLRQVDELGLKDDVKRKLLHDNAVELFGLGKPAAAVTVETVGVSKA; this is encoded by the coding sequence GTGCCTGTTCCGGCCATCGATTTCATGTACTACGTCGCGACCCGCGAGTTCATGGAGCAGTGGGACCGCGCCAAGCAGGGAGAGCTGGTCTGCCGCATGGAGAAGGCCATCGGCGGCCTGCCGCGCTACAACTCCATCGAGGAGATGATCGCGCTGATGGACGCGGCCGGCGTCGAGAAGGTCTTCATCGTGCAGTGCAAGATGTGGTCCTACTGGCGCAAGTGGATGTACATGGACACGCGCCTGGAGGACGTCCTCCAGTACACCCAGAAATATCCCGACCGCTTCGTCGGGCTGGCCGGCTACAACCCGTTCCGCATCAAAGAGAGCCTGGCCGAGATCGAGATGTCGGTGCGCACCTGCGGCTTCAAGGGCGTGTACGTCCACATCTACGGCTTCGACATTCCCCTCAACGACGCCAAGATGTACCCGCTTTACGCCAAGTGCGTGGAACTGGGCGTTCCCGTCTCCCTGCAGGTGGGCCACGTGCTCGAGGCCATGCCCAGCGACTGCGCGCGCCCCATGCAACTGGATCGCATCGCCTGCGATTTCCCCGAACTGAAGATGGTCGGCGCGCACACCGGCTGGCCGTGGGTGGATGAGCTGCTCTCCGTCTGCTACAAGTGGGAGAACATCTGGTTCGGCGTCGATGCCTGGATGCCGAAGTACCTCTCCCCGCAGATCGTGCAGTTCATCAACAGCCGCCTGGGACGCGACCGCTGCCTCTGGGGCACCAACGGCCTGTCTTGGAAAGAATCTCTGCGGCAGGTCGACGAGCTGGGGCTGAAAGACGACGTCAAGCGCAAGCTGCTACATGACAACGCGGTCGAGCTGTTCGGGCTGGGAAAACCCGCGGCCGCAGTGACCGTAGAGACTGTCGGAGTCAGCAAAGCATGA